Genomic segment of Notolabrus celidotus isolate fNotCel1 chromosome 1, fNotCel1.pri, whole genome shotgun sequence:
GTAGCTTTGGCCTAATCCTTTGTGGGAAACAACAACCCCAAAAATAAGACCCATTTTAGATTTGTTTAAGAACGAAGAGTGccaatcagtttttttttttaaggtatattttttgtgcatttccgcctttaatggatagggcagcggaagagagacaggaaatgtggggagtagagagagggggagaacgtgcagtaaatggtcaaggctggaatcaagcctctgtacatgggagagaccgctaggccaacagcgccccatgATAAGCAGTTACGCTTTAAGTTAAGCTTTTAGAAACCTCCAGTTGGAATTTTTCTGTGAGTTAAAGATACAAGCCCATACATAAAAGTTTCCCCTCTAAGTGGACACCACTACACCCTGAGAAGTAAGCTCCAGCGCATCCACACTGTGGCTACACTACTGATGACCCTAGggcacaccacaccacaccacaccccACACCTACAGGGGCACTCTGTTCTCTTTACATTGACTGTCCGTCCATGAGGGTGCATACACTCTGTGTTTAAATACTTTTGGAAACGTCACCTTGTGTGTAGGTATAAGTTATCCTGAGTAAAAACATGTGAGTCTCTAATTTATTTGTAATGTGTATTTAAAATCATATGCAATATAGCTCTGGgatgattatttaaaaaatgaaggagTTTGAGTGAACCTTAGACTTAATGGTATCATGGGACAGTTACCAGACATCCAACATTTGACCATGTCTTGACTATAGATCTTGTCATATTGTGAGTTGTGAAGCTCCGTCTTTTTACTTTCATATTGATCCTGCAGCACCAATCTTGGTGGTCCCGTGTGTGATCTCACATTGCAGAAAAACGAGAGGCAAACAGAGCAGGAGCTTCACCTACAcacatttaaaagtgcaaacaGCCCTGTCGCCTCACAGTGGTCCTGTCTCACTTCTTTAACACCTCTTCAAAAACCTCCGATGCCAGCAGAGTAGTGGGACGCCAGCCCAACAGTAAATTCTAAGCAAAGCAGAAGCCCTGAGTTAGATAGTTGGTGTCTGGGGAAGACCCAGAGTATATTGCTGTCTGTGCACAATGAATCCTTGCACCAGATGCTGCAGGTCTCCAGTGCTGAACTCCAAACCTTCAGTAATTATTCTGCAAATAGTTTTTGAGAACGTGTTGGAAAGAGGCCCTGACATGTACTGGTGCATTGGATCAGCCCCACCATCACTCTTTGACACAGTATCTGCAGTGTTTTACCAACTCATACAGTACTAAACTCCAgcttgttttctcctctctaaCAAAGGATAGGGTTGACGTCTGACAAGGGGGGCATCGTGATCACTTCAGACCCTGCTGCAAGTGCTGAGAAGGTCAAGTTCACCGTAGAACGTCTGAGAGAGCTGTTCATTATCAAGTTCCACATCTTGAACAAGGGCACAGACTGTATCAACTTCACCTACTACACCGCCCTGCACAAGTTCCACTGTTTCACTCTGAAGGACGAGAGGAACGTGACAAGAGCCTGTCCGCTCTTCCTCTGTCCTGGtaagacaacaaacacacctgtTCTCTTTTGTAACTGAGCCCACTGAAAGCTAGTCTTCTGCACTctcttatttctctctttcacagGAGAATCCTATGAGGTTGTTGTCCGATACACACTCAGCCACTATGGATACTTCCCCGCCACAATGTACTTTGAGTTCTGCCCGGATCTGCAGGGATCTGTGCCGTTCTGCATCGTGAGGGAGGTGGAAGCATTAGCCAAGACCCCGCTAGCTGTGGACCTCGGACCGGTGTCTCCTTACAAACCATTTCAAATGGTCACGTACAAACCTGTGGACACAATGGTAGTGGAGGGGGTCCCCCCTGTGAGGTGAGTCTACTAACACTCATTGCAAAAAAGAGACTGTTAGTAGAAATGAACCTTGATGCAAGTCTTTTAAAGAAGAAATCCATAGATTTTACACAGGATTTTAAAAGCAACGTGCAGAATAGAGACTCCGGAGACTCACTGTGTAGGATAAAGATTCTTAATGTTGTTTAAGTTGGAGTCATTTTTacaacttttattttaagtacatGCCGAAAACAGACAACCGGATTGGGCTAAATAAGGGAAAtaaaggcagagagaggcacCTCTCTACACCCACTACTAAAGATATATAATAGCATTCTTTATCAATGATAGTTCAGCTGTTCTGCAGAACTGTTCATTGCTTTATGACTCTGGAAAAAGGAACACTTTCTGATTCAACTTACTTTGGGTAACAGAAGAATGCAGCAGGAAATTAAGAGTTTCTGTACACCTAATGTGATCTGGGAGGTGGTTGtagtcatcttttttttttttgataattgAAATTGATCAATCAACAAACTCATGATTACAATAATAAATCTaatatctctgttttttgttctttcttcagTGCTGTTTTCCAGCTTCTACAGATGACGGTGAAATTAAAAGAGTACAGGTACCCTTATTACCTGAAGGAGCTGGCTAAACATAGGATGGAGGAATCGGAGTACCTCTCAGCAGAAGCCAGGCAGAGACTTCCACCAGTGAAGTGAGAGAGTGGCTAAGTTGTTCACAGCTCACCTACTTCATATCAAGGAAGTGTCTCTTCACTGAGTCTCCTCATCATAATACTTTTTGTGTGTAATGTATGTGCAGGAATCTCCTCAACTCCTGCCTAACGATGAAGACATACTCTGATCGATTCCACCTCCTGCTGCACATGGAGGAGATACAAATGGAGGTGGACATCAGGAAGTATGACCTAAAAAATCAGACCATGACTAAAGACCCGAGCAACAAAAAGCTGCTCATTCTCAATGTAAGGAGTTCTCACAGCGCACATCTGCTGTTTGAAATATTACCAGCTCAAATGGAGGTTTTGTCATTTGAAAACGTGTTTCTTCTCTCTTAGTATCCTTTGTTCTATAAAGCAGTACTCCTGGACTCTTATCTCCTGTGATCTGTGTCTGAGAGGGAACTAAAAAACATACTTGAAAGAAGCATTGATGTTCTCCCACAGGTTCCTGGGGTTGCTGAGAATCGACCGTCTGTCATACGAGGAGATTGTCTGAAGGTGTCTGGATCTGAGGACACTGTGCAGCCGATCACTCAGTACTGTGGATATGTGCACCGAGTAGAGCTGGACAGTGTGAAGCTGGGCTTCTCCAAGAAGTAAAGAGCTGCACTACACCTACCTGCATAGTATCCACTTAACGTCTCGGtgttaaaaacatcaaacatccaCTTTccgcctctttttttttcaggtttttgCAGATTTTTGTCAGCAACATGAAGTTGGACGTGGAGTTTACTCTGAACCGGCTCACCTTGAGGCTGCAGCATCGTGCAGTGGAAATGGCGGTCAAACATCAGCTGGAGGAGGTGCTGTTCCCTTCTGAGACAGCAGGAGCTAATTTACCAATGCCTAAACTCAGGTCTGGTGCATACGCACATGATGAAAAAGCATACATAACAGTGCATGTAGAAGTTGTATCatctaaaaaacacacaaaccatatCAACTTAAAGCGTTGCATCTCATGCACTTGTTCAAAGAAGCTTGAACATGGTCTCAGTGATTAGTGAGTGTGGACTTGTAACAATCAGCAGCCTTCACCACACTCGTTCTAACAGAAGGAGGAGCTGTTTCTGGTTTTATGTAATAAACTTGCCTCAggtgaaaatactaaaacattcGGGATCATGTTGGCTGAGGACTTGCATACAAAGCCTTGCTTCTGGGAATACATACCAGACAAAGGTCACTGcaatctgcagagaaaaaaacctTTATCCACTTGTtgtacacatacacatttcttcatctcaaaatgtcatgtttttcttcattcatCTGATCAGAACTCCTCCTAGTTTGAGCCTGTGTGCTACATATGTTCAAAGACTAATAAAAGTCTATGTGTCACAGGATGTGTAACAGTCAGGTGGGAAAAAACCCACAGCAGAAGGCCGCAGTCCAGCACATTGTAGCCGGATCATCAAAGCCTGCTCCTTACCTTGTGTTCGGACCTCCTGGAACTGGAAAGACGATCACAATGGTTGAAGCGATGAATCAGGTACTCAGTGTTTTAGATTCCTGTTTTTATCCTGTAGTTAGACCTCTGAAAAGCATTTAATTAATTTCATATGTACCAAAGTCTAACACAAGCTAGAACGGCTACTTTTTGACAGATAGATATCAGCATGGCTTAAAGCTTTCTGTGAGCCTCCTGTAGTGTGAGAAGCATCATTGTAAATATTTCAGTCTTTTACTTCGGATTACTCTACTTAATGATAattcaatcaagctttatttatacagcacctttcatacaaatcaaatgcaattcaaagtgtattacagcaattgaaaacaggaaaaaagcaGGAAATAAAATTATGGCAACAGAtattacatatttaaaaacaaaattgcacaccaacaacaaaaaatatgcataaaaagcatcaaaataacaaaaagtatatagtcaaaataaatacaaaaaatggtaaggataaaagatgaaaatgaaataaaggcactaaaattaacattaaatttGAAAAGATAAATAGTAAAAAAGcaaattgttaaaaataaacaaaataataaaacagcattcaaaccaatataaaacaaataattataaaactctacataaaagccagaccgAATAGATAAGTTTTGGGTtcacgtttaaaagtctcaatatctccattaatgaattaattaaataataatcttatcaattaaaaataagttgcaGGTCTAACATCAACACCCTAGTTTTACTTCTCTTTTTGGTTCTGCTCTTCTTACTGGAGTTGAAGTAGTGAAATCTAGCCGTAAAGAAAGGTGATGTCCCTTTGTCTCGTTGCTACTTGCCAGTCAGATTTGAACAACACACAACGTTCTTTGCTGCCTCTGAGGTGCCTTGGTCAGTCAAATCTGTTCAAACGGAAGCAGATATGAGTGTTAAAATCAGGTTCGACAATAACTGCAtgtttttcttacatttgtgtttatttaatccAAACATGATTAATTTTTCAGGTATTTTGTCATCTGTTTCTGCTTTACTCTCTTCCGCTGCAGGCATGAAATAAAAACGATCACATGTATAATTAATTTGCTAGTGTACAGCTGTGAGCTGCTCATTAATAAAAGAACATGCAGCAACAGAACAGAGGCATAATTTCCTCAGAGCTGACGCAAAGATTAGTTGATGTATTGTGGAAGATAGCCTTTCATGATAACAGGTGTGATGATTTCATCTTAAAATATCCTGTTAACAGTGGCTGTCAGGGGCCTGATACAGTTAACTTGTAGCCTTCTGTTTTAACTTATCAATACAACATGTATAAACAACAATGAAACATCCAACATGCAGActttgtaaaagaaaagaacaaaaatctTTTCATAAACAGGTCCCGAAATTAATTTGTCATCTCTATCATCGTTCACAGGTCATCAGGGCAGACCCGTCAGCACACATCCTCGCCTGTGCCCCTTCAAACAGTGCGTGTGACCTCCTCTGTCAGAGACTGATGGTCCACATGGATACTCATCAGTTTTACCGTCTTTACGCCAGCAGCCGAGACCCCAGAACTGTCCCCAAGAACCTACTTGTGAGCTTCAGCCGGCAGTTTTACATCCATCGACAAATCTGGCCTTAAACCAGCTAAAGGATATATCATACGCAGATACTTTGAGAATGGATGTTTtggaaaatgtgtcttttttttaaattcttcctCAGAGAGACGACATTAGATAAACATTTCTTAAGTGTCGGCTCATCTTTTGTCTTCTCCAGAAACACTGTAACTGGGACCAGGAACAGGATGCTTTTGTGTTTCCAGACAAATCTTTCCTGATGAAATACAAAGTCATTGTTGCAACTATGTTCACAGCTGGCAGGTAGGTTGCTTGCAGGTATACTAATAATTAAGTATTTGGCACTATTTGGACTTTTTGTTACACAGTTTCATCCATATTTCATGCACATATGATATATTTTACAACGTCTTCTGTGTGTTCCGGATTTCAGGCTGGTGTCTGGAGGAGTACCAACGGGCCATTTCACTCACATCTTTGTGGATGAAGCAGGTCAGGCAGCAGAGCCGGAGTGCATCATGGCTATTGCAGGTAGACCCTGAAAATCTCATCACttctttgagtgttttgtttagTGACAGACCCTGCAGAGTCTTACAGTCTGTTCTCTTTTTCAAAGTGGTTGTAATCTGTCTTTGATATAACTGTTTAGAACAAGGTTTCAGGATGGAGGAGGGTCTGTCGAGCAGGCCTCTGAAACGCTGAACAGACCTCTCCCTGGTCATAGTGCAGAACCTGATCTGCAGCAGGAATGTGAGGAATCTGAAGGCAGAATTCCCACAGCAATTGCAGCTCTGATcaatttcacttgtttttgcAAGTCTGACTAATGACTGCAGAAGGTATAGAGGTCTGTTTCCACACTCCATACTGAGATTGAGACTAGACTTTCAGCCACATCACCCCTCCTAACATACCACAATTTAATAGTTAAAGATGCtcttctcattttttttttattagactcagccaacacaacacaaaacaacaatatagCCATTAGGCTCAGAGGCAGATCTcatgcacaaatatttcatatacATATGttttttgataaataaaatgaataaataaaaagtccaTGGTTTGAAAGAGGAAAgtgaaaatcaaataaaaaatttaaagtgaataaataaatacatacaaaataaaaaaaattgaaagttaaattaataaataaaaataattagaaaaatagaaaagtaaTAGAAATAGATACAATAAactttcaagaaaaataaataattaaattaaaataaaataataataatgtacagAAGTAGTGAAACTGATTAATCCTGTCACTGATGGTTGGATGCTCACTGCAGGTCTGCTCAATGCGAGAACGGGTCAGCTGGTGCTGGCAGGGGACCCCAAGCAGCTGGGACCGATCGTTCGATCACGTCTGGCTCTGCAGCATGGACTCGGTGAGACGAGAAGGATCACATTTTAATATGGaatacatgtttttaaactctCAAAAAGCTTTACTTTCTGTATATACCACATTAAGTTTTTACTGATAGAAGCTCGTTTGTGATTAAAGATTCTAAATGTAATGCTGTGATCTTCTTCAGGGCTTTCTCTGCTTGAGAGGCTGATGGAGCAAAACACTTTGTATCAGAAAAATGAAGCCACTCAATGCTTTGACAACCGCTTTGTCACCAAACTCTTGCAAAACTACAGGTTTGCCTGTCTAAATGTTCTGTTTCTCACATCACATCTGTAGAATGCTGCAGTTTTTACATTACCTCTTTAAAACTATTCATGCCTTTTTTTCCACACCTCAGGTCTCATGCTGCCATCTTGAAAATCCCCAATGAGAAGTTCTACGACGGTGAGCTGCAGGAGTTTGCTGACAAGAGGGAGCGTGAAACCTACTGCAACTGGGGGCCCCTCCCCAAAAAGGTGCGGCCACaaagatctttttttatttttttacttctgGAAAGATCTCATTACAGGTATCATCCTGATACACAGCAAACCAGTCTGAGAAGTAAATGCTCATTCAATCACTACACCTCTTAAAGCCAGACTTCAGCAATTTTACACCAGTTCCATTTGCTTGTTGCAGAGAAAGCAAATGCAACTGTTGAGTTGCATTATGGGAAGTGTAGGAAGCAGGGTTTTCTGGAGTGGGATCCACTCCAGGAGGTTTAATGGTACTCAAtagtattgtgttgttgtgaaagACTATGAAGTTGTATCATAGGCTAAGTTAAGGTATTAAAgttttgtaaacatgttaagtGAGTTTTGTACATATTTGGCCTGATTCACAACATACTTGTGCCCTTTAAAGCTGTGCAAAAGAGACAGACACTTTCCAATTCCATCTACCTGCTCAGCAGAGTAAATATTGTCTCTTTGGTCTAGTGCTTTTTGCGTTTAGCAGAcccttttatccaaagtgacaaACATCTGAAAGTAATGACAACACAAGCAAGGATCTAGAAAGGAGAGGACAACATGAGTAAGTACCACAAACTGCTTCAAGTCCAACTGGACACAGGTGCATGCACAGGGTGCTTAGAAGCACATTTTCTTAA
This window contains:
- the mov10a gene encoding putative helicase mov-10-B.1 isoform X1, whose amino-acid sequence is MSVIDCLESGLDFIEILGERISYNRSKNELRDIYNREFRGRRQGIRDPNFSNVLHALVKFNKVYIRQGTVFINVKSKVRVYCDQWRRPRDPQTSKTPAPPSGPSTPLNSVLTPKKKMAIKILHELRVNRIGLTSDKGGIVITSDPAASAEKVKFTVERLRELFIIKFHILNKGTDCINFTYYTALHKFHCFTLKDERNVTRACPLFLCPGESYEVVVRYTLSHYGYFPATMYFEFCPDLQGSVPFCIVREVEALAKTPLAVDLGPVSPYKPFQMVTYKPVDTMVVEGVPPVSAVFQLLQMTVKLKEYRYPYYLKELAKHRMEESEYLSAEARQRLPPVKNLLNSCLTMKTYSDRFHLLLHMEEIQMEVDIRKYDLKNQTMTKDPSNKKLLILNVPGVAENRPSVIRGDCLKVSGSEDTVQPITQYCGYVHRVELDSVKLGFSKKFLQIFVSNMKLDVEFTLNRLTLRLQHRAVEMAVKHQLEEVLFPSETAGANLPMPKLRTPPSLSLCNSQVGKNPQQKAAVQHIVAGSSKPAPYLVFGPPGTGKTITMVEAMNQVIRADPSAHILACAPSNSACDLLCQRLMVHMDTHQFYRLYASSRDPRTVPKNLLKHCNWDQEQDAFVFPDKSFLMKYKVIVATMFTAGRLVSGGVPTGHFTHIFVDEAGQAAEPECIMAIAGLLNARTGQLVLAGDPKQLGPIVRSRLALQHGLGLSLLERLMEQNTLYQKNEATQCFDNRFVTKLLQNYRSHAAILKIPNEKFYDGELQEFADKRERETYCNWGPLPKKGFPVIFHGVMGKDEREANSPSFFNVSEIETLMDYLTKLLDTQGKKGLPRLSAKDIGIIAPYRKQVEKIRKALRSVPALRQWGDLTELKVGCVEEFQGQERKIIMVSAVRSSMSYVKMDMNFNIGFLSNAKRLNVALTRAKSLLIVVGNPVILNKDPFWKEFISYCVKEKGYDGFNPEDAEGEDELVATLLTLKIVVDSGNPESDENPLQKDLEWKIEQ
- the mov10a gene encoding putative helicase mov-10-B.1 isoform X2 — translated: MSVIDCLESGLDFIEILGERISYNRSKNELRDIYNREFRGRRQGIRDPNFSNVLHALVKFNKVYIRQGTVFINVKSKVRVYCDQWRRPRDPQTSKTPAPPSGPSTPLNSVLTPKKKMAIKILHELRVNRIGLTSDKGGIVITSDPAASAEKVKFTVERLRELFIIKFHILNKGTDCINFTYYTALHKFHCFTLKDERNVTRACPLFLCPGESYEVVVRYTLSHYGYFPATMYFEFCPDLQGSVPFCIVREVEALAKTPLAVDLGPVSPYKPFQMVTYKPVDTMVVEGVPPVSAVFQLLQMTVKLKEYRYPYYLKELAKHRMEESEYLSAEARQRLPPVKNLLNSCLTMKTYSDRFHLLLHMEEIQMEVDIRKYDLKNQTMTKDPSNKKLLILNVPGVAENRPSVIRGDCLKVSGSEDTVQPITQYCGYVHRVELDSVKLGFSKKFLQIFVSNMKLDVEFTLNRLTLRLQHRAVEMAVKHQLEEVLFPSETAGANLPMPKLRMCNSQVGKNPQQKAAVQHIVAGSSKPAPYLVFGPPGTGKTITMVEAMNQVIRADPSAHILACAPSNSACDLLCQRLMVHMDTHQFYRLYASSRDPRTVPKNLLKHCNWDQEQDAFVFPDKSFLMKYKVIVATMFTAGRLVSGGVPTGHFTHIFVDEAGQAAEPECIMAIAGLLNARTGQLVLAGDPKQLGPIVRSRLALQHGLGLSLLERLMEQNTLYQKNEATQCFDNRFVTKLLQNYRSHAAILKIPNEKFYDGELQEFADKRERETYCNWGPLPKKGFPVIFHGVMGKDEREANSPSFFNVSEIETLMDYLTKLLDTQGKKGLPRLSAKDIGIIAPYRKQVEKIRKALRSVPALRQWGDLTELKVGCVEEFQGQERKIIMVSAVRSSMSYVKMDMNFNIGFLSNAKRLNVALTRAKSLLIVVGNPVILNKDPFWKEFISYCVKEKGYDGFNPEDAEGEDELVATLLTLKIVVDSGNPESDENPLQKDLEWKIEQ